A genomic region of Caldicellulosiruptor acetigenus contains the following coding sequences:
- a CDS encoding IS1634 family transposase, whose protein sequence is MYLKKSTNRKTGRTYLSIVNSYYDKETKQSRTATVRSLGYLDELLKQYDDPIAFFTEEVRKMNEEMNKENSTINLKISLNETMPLNYSARKNFGYAALSKIYHELQIDKFIKNKQRYSKEEYDANSILKLLVYSRLLFPASKKKTFENKDIFFEKFDFSLDDVYRSLSLFNKHCEALLLWIHEHIKKLYNRNTELVYYDVTNYYFEIDKQDDLRRKGVSKEHRPDPIVQMGLFMDTNGIPITYKLFPGNAPDKTTLIPALRTIQKEYSLGRIIVVADKGLTTGDNIWYILSAKNGYILSYSIRGADKDFQKYVLDQSGYIEKGEGFKIKSRLYPREIQITTASGKKIKKTVDELQVVFYSPEYAAKEKQEREAALVKAMDLIKNPGKYNKATAYGAAKYVKNLAFDPTTGEILESVQRKLSLDEEKLKEEEKFDGYYAIVTSEYKESPEKIINIYKGLWKIEEAFKITKSDIESRPVYLSLEEHINAHFLTCFISLVIAKILEYRLQGKYCVTEILESLRKASCSHIKENYYVFDFFDEVLEEIGKNLNIDFSKKFLRLKEIKKVLGETKKGDFSL, encoded by the coding sequence TTGTATCTTAAAAAAAGTACAAACCGTAAAACTGGTAGAACTTATCTTTCAATCGTAAATAGTTACTATGACAAAGAAACTAAACAATCTCGAACAGCTACTGTCCGCTCCTTAGGTTATCTTGACGAACTTCTAAAACAATACGATGACCCCATCGCTTTTTTCACCGAAGAAGTTCGTAAAATGAACGAAGAAATGAATAAAGAAAACTCTACCATCAATCTCAAAATTTCTTTAAATGAAACTATGCCTTTAAATTATAGTGCTCGAAAAAACTTTGGCTATGCGGCTTTAAGTAAAATCTATCATGAGCTACAGATAGATAAGTTCATAAAAAATAAACAGCGGTACTCAAAAGAAGAATACGATGCTAATAGCATTTTAAAACTTTTGGTATACTCTCGTTTGCTCTTTCCTGCATCGAAAAAGAAAACTTTTGAAAATAAAGATATTTTCTTTGAAAAGTTTGACTTTTCATTAGACGATGTATATCGAAGTTTATCCCTATTTAATAAGCACTGCGAGGCACTTTTGCTTTGGATTCATGAACATATAAAGAAGCTTTATAACCGTAATACAGAGCTTGTTTACTATGATGTTACAAATTATTACTTTGAGATTGACAAGCAAGATGACTTAAGAAGAAAAGGTGTGTCAAAAGAACATCGTCCAGATCCTATTGTACAGATGGGGTTATTTATGGATACAAATGGCATACCTATTACATACAAGCTCTTTCCAGGAAATGCGCCTGATAAGACAACTTTAATTCCAGCCTTGCGAACAATTCAAAAAGAATATTCTTTGGGTAGAATAATTGTAGTAGCAGACAAGGGACTAACAACAGGGGACAATATTTGGTATATTTTATCTGCTAAAAATGGATATATACTAAGTTACTCTATCAGGGGTGCGGACAAAGATTTTCAGAAGTATGTGCTTGACCAGAGTGGATATATTGAAAAAGGTGAAGGTTTTAAAATAAAGTCAAGACTTTATCCAAGGGAGATACAGATAACAACGGCAAGTGGGAAGAAGATAAAGAAGACAGTCGATGAACTTCAAGTAGTTTTTTACAGTCCGGAATATGCAGCGAAAGAGAAACAAGAAAGAGAAGCAGCATTGGTAAAAGCGATGGATTTGATTAAAAATCCGGGGAAATACAACAAAGCCACAGCGTATGGGGCAGCCAAGTATGTAAAGAATCTTGCATTTGACCCCACTACAGGTGAGATATTGGAAAGTGTTCAGAGGAAATTATCTTTGGATGAAGAGAAACTGAAAGAAGAGGAAAAATTTGACGGATACTATGCTATTGTTACAAGCGAGTATAAAGAGTCACCGGAGAAGATAATAAACATATACAAAGGGCTTTGGAAGATAGAAGAAGCATTCAAGATAACAAAGAGCGACATAGAAAGTAGACCTGTTTATTTATCATTAGAGGAACATATAAATGCTCACTTTTTGACCTGTTTTATATCCTTAGTAATTGCGAAGATATTAGAATATAGGTTGCAAGGGAAATACTGTGTGACAGAGATACTTGAGAGTTTAAGAAAAGCATCATGTAGCCATATTAAAGAAAACTATTACGTATTTGATTTTTTTGATGAAGTACTTGAGGAGATTGGAAAGAACTTAAACATAGATTTCAGTAAAAAATTTTTGAGACTGAAGGAAATAAAAAAAGTTTTGGGTGAGACAAAAAAAGGTGATTTTTCACTATGA
- a CDS encoding ribonucleoside triphosphate reductase has product MITKVMKRDGTIVDFDRKKIENAIFKAAKAVGGSDYSIAEKLTDQVIELLEKKFGYSIPHVEDIQDIVEKVLIENGHAKTAKAYILYRKQHQDMREFKNLFLDIENTVDQYIGKMDWRVNENSNMSYSLQGLNNHISTAVISKYWLNKIYPKEVAEAHINGDFHLHDLGVLGVYCCGWDLRDLLLNGFTGVEGKVASKPAKHFRSALGQIVNFFYTLQGEAAGAQAFSNFDTYLAPFIYYDKLTYSDVKQALQEFVFNTNVPTRVGFQSPFTNITLDLVPPSTLKDEPVIIGGQIMDRTYKEFQREMDMFNMAFAEVMMEGDAKGRIFSFPIPTYNITKDFDWDSPVVNKIMEMTAKYGLPYFSNFINSDMKPEDARSMCCRLRLDNRELRKRGGGLFGANPLTGSIGVVTINLPRIGYLSKSEDEYFERLARLMDIAKTSLEIKREVLEDLTEKGLYPYSRFYLRDIYARYGEYWKNHFNTIGIVGMHESLLNFMGVGIDTKEGREFAIKVLDFMRERIRKYQEETGILYNLEATPAEGTSYRLARKDKQMFPDIITSGKDEPFYTNSTQLPVDYTDDIFTALDHQEELQIRYTGGTVLHGFVGEKIDDIEVCKEIVKKIAYNYRIPYYTITPTFSVCPDHGYVAGEHFSCPTCGKECEVYSRVVGYYRPVQCWNKGKQEEFKFRKEYKIAVRR; this is encoded by the coding sequence ATGATTACAAAGGTAATGAAAAGGGATGGGACAATAGTTGACTTTGACAGAAAGAAAATCGAAAATGCTATATTTAAAGCTGCAAAGGCTGTTGGTGGTTCTGACTATTCAATTGCTGAAAAGCTTACTGACCAGGTCATAGAGCTTTTGGAAAAGAAGTTTGGCTATTCAATTCCACATGTTGAAGACATTCAGGACATAGTAGAAAAGGTTTTGATAGAAAACGGTCATGCAAAGACAGCAAAGGCTTATATTCTCTACAGAAAACAGCACCAAGACATGAGAGAGTTCAAAAACCTGTTTTTGGACATTGAAAACACAGTTGACCAGTACATTGGAAAGATGGACTGGAGAGTCAATGAAAACAGTAACATGAGCTATTCTCTCCAGGGGCTGAACAACCACATATCAACAGCAGTTATTTCAAAGTACTGGCTAAACAAGATATACCCAAAAGAGGTTGCAGAGGCGCATATAAACGGTGATTTTCATCTTCATGATTTGGGTGTGCTTGGAGTATACTGCTGTGGCTGGGATTTGAGAGACCTTCTTTTAAACGGTTTTACTGGGGTTGAAGGAAAGGTTGCGTCAAAGCCGGCAAAACATTTTAGAAGTGCTCTTGGTCAGATTGTAAACTTCTTCTATACACTTCAAGGTGAGGCGGCGGGTGCACAGGCATTTTCAAACTTTGACACATACCTTGCACCTTTTATATACTACGACAAGCTCACATACTCTGATGTAAAGCAAGCTCTGCAGGAGTTTGTGTTCAATACAAACGTGCCAACAAGGGTGGGTTTCCAAAGCCCGTTTACAAATATAACCTTGGACTTAGTACCTCCTTCCACCTTGAAAGATGAGCCAGTTATTATTGGCGGGCAGATTATGGACAGGACCTATAAAGAGTTTCAGCGCGAAATGGATATGTTCAACATGGCATTTGCAGAGGTTATGATGGAAGGAGATGCAAAGGGAAGAATATTCTCATTCCCAATACCCACATACAACATTACAAAGGATTTCGACTGGGACAGCCCGGTTGTAAACAAGATAATGGAGATGACAGCAAAGTATGGCCTTCCTTACTTCAGTAATTTTATAAACTCTGATATGAAACCAGAAGATGCAAGGTCGATGTGCTGTCGCTTGAGACTTGACAATCGGGAGCTCAGAAAACGTGGCGGAGGTCTATTTGGTGCAAATCCGCTGACTGGTTCAATTGGTGTTGTTACAATTAACTTGCCAAGAATAGGGTACCTGTCAAAGTCCGAAGATGAATATTTTGAAAGATTGGCAAGACTCATGGACATTGCAAAGACAAGCCTTGAGATAAAAAGAGAGGTATTAGAGGACCTTACCGAAAAAGGTTTATATCCATATTCAAGATTTTATCTGCGCGACATCTATGCACGCTATGGTGAGTATTGGAAAAATCACTTCAATACAATTGGAATTGTTGGAATGCACGAAAGCCTGTTGAATTTCATGGGCGTTGGCATTGATACAAAAGAGGGAAGAGAGTTTGCTATAAAAGTGCTTGACTTCATGAGAGAAAGAATTAGAAAGTACCAGGAAGAGACAGGAATTCTTTACAATCTTGAAGCAACACCTGCAGAAGGAACATCATACAGGCTTGCAAGAAAAGACAAGCAAATGTTCCCGGACATAATTACATCAGGCAAAGACGAGCCATTTTACACAAACTCAACCCAGCTTCCTGTGGACTACACAGATGATATATTCACAGCTTTGGACCATCAAGAAGAGCTTCAGATTCGCTACACAGGCGGAACTGTTCTGCACGGCTTTGTTGGTGAGAAGATTGACGATATTGAGGTTTGCAAGGAGATAGTCAAAAAGATTGCATACAACTATAGAATTCCATACTACACAATAACGCCAACATTCTCTGTATGCCCGGACCATGGATATGTTGCAGGTGAACACTTTAGCTGTCCAACCTGCGGCAAAGAATGTGAGGTTTACAGCAGAGTGGTTGGATACTACAGGCCTGTCCAATGCTGGAATAAGGGTAAGCAGGAAGAGTTTAAGTTTAGGAAAGAGTATAAGATTGCTGTGAGAAGGTAA
- a CDS encoding 4Fe-4S binding protein, translating to MEVLERKNEKRLKMDKSHIAKIFLTFAFFGVLIGGLFYPKIGLFAFVCMIGSVLLSFYKGRYWCYRFCPRGAFLDEFIARASFNKSIPAVLKSRFAKAFMLTFFIVMMSANAILSGGDLERFGKGVVMLLWVTTLVSAILGILFRARTWCVICPMGTVSGVVGKKRGTLKIHTQKCISCKLCNKNCPMEVEVCNFKENGNIESVNCIKCESCKVACPKNAIEMA from the coding sequence ATGGAAGTTCTGGAAAGAAAAAATGAAAAAAGATTGAAAATGGACAAAAGTCACATTGCAAAGATATTTTTGACTTTTGCATTTTTTGGAGTTTTAATAGGCGGACTTTTTTATCCAAAAATAGGCTTGTTTGCATTTGTATGCATGATAGGTAGCGTTTTGCTAAGCTTTTACAAAGGAAGGTACTGGTGTTACAGGTTTTGTCCAAGAGGAGCGTTTTTAGATGAGTTTATTGCAAGGGCGAGCTTTAATAAAAGTATTCCTGCAGTTTTAAAATCAAGGTTTGCAAAAGCATTTATGCTTACATTTTTTATTGTGATGATGAGTGCAAATGCTATTTTGAGCGGGGGAGATTTAGAGAGGTTCGGAAAAGGTGTTGTGATGCTTTTATGGGTTACAACTTTGGTTTCAGCTATTTTGGGAATTTTATTTAGAGCAAGAACATGGTGTGTTATATGTCCGATGGGGACAGTCAGCGGAGTTGTAGGCAAAAAAAGAGGGACGCTCAAGATACATACTCAAAAATGTATAAGCTGCAAGCTTTGCAACAAAAATTGTCCGATGGAAGTTGAAGTTTGCAATTTTAAAGAAAATGGGAACATTGAAAGTGTAAATTGTATAAAATGCGAAAGCTGTAAAGTAGCATGTCCTAAAAACGCAATTGAAATGGCTTGA
- a CDS encoding LL-diaminopimelate aminotransferase: MESFIQNMFAERIGGSKFGKETVLYKFEKIKRAKAKAKELHPDMELIDMGVGEPDEKADMGIIGTLAYEAGKDENRGYADNGIYEFKVAAAKYLERVYGVKGINPETEVNHAIGSKSALALLPYAFINLGDVTIMTVPGYPVLGTITKWLGGEVYNVPLLKENNFLPDLSSIPADIRKRAKLMYLNYPNNPCGAVATKEFFEEVVKFAMENNIIVVHDAAYAALVFDGYKPLSFLSVEGAKEVGVEIHSLSKAYNMTGWRLAFVAGNELVVKAFAAVKDNNDSGQFKAIQKAGIYALEHPEITEKINEKYSRRHDLLVKTLRDLGFDAQKPKGSFYLYVEIPKGIKNGRRFETAEEFSEYLITEKCISTVPWDDAGHFVRFSVTFEAKTPEDEIRVMEELKRRLSDVEFEF; the protein is encoded by the coding sequence GTGGAAAGCTTTATTCAGAACATGTTTGCAGAGAGAATTGGCGGAAGCAAATTTGGTAAAGAAACTGTACTTTACAAGTTTGAAAAGATTAAAAGGGCAAAGGCAAAAGCAAAAGAGCTTCACCCTGACATGGAACTCATTGATATGGGCGTTGGTGAACCTGATGAAAAAGCTGACATGGGTATAATTGGAACACTTGCCTATGAGGCAGGAAAAGATGAAAACAGAGGATATGCCGACAATGGAATTTATGAATTTAAAGTGGCAGCTGCCAAATACTTAGAAAGAGTGTACGGCGTCAAAGGAATTAACCCTGAAACAGAGGTAAACCATGCGATTGGTTCAAAGTCAGCCTTAGCACTTTTGCCCTATGCATTTATAAACCTTGGTGATGTGACAATAATGACTGTGCCAGGCTACCCTGTTTTGGGAACAATAACAAAGTGGCTTGGCGGTGAGGTGTACAACGTCCCGCTTTTGAAAGAGAATAATTTCCTGCCAGATTTGTCGTCAATCCCAGCTGATATAAGAAAAAGGGCAAAACTTATGTATTTGAACTATCCTAACAATCCATGTGGTGCCGTTGCAACAAAAGAGTTTTTTGAAGAGGTCGTAAAATTCGCAATGGAAAACAACATCATAGTTGTGCACGATGCAGCATATGCAGCTTTGGTGTTTGACGGTTACAAGCCACTATCCTTCTTGTCAGTTGAAGGAGCAAAAGAGGTTGGTGTTGAGATTCATTCTCTCTCTAAAGCGTACAACATGACCGGTTGGCGACTTGCATTTGTTGCAGGAAATGAGCTTGTTGTAAAGGCATTTGCAGCTGTCAAGGATAATAACGACTCTGGTCAGTTCAAGGCTATACAAAAAGCAGGGATTTATGCACTGGAGCATCCTGAGATCACTGAGAAAATCAATGAAAAATATTCGCGCCGTCATGACCTTCTTGTGAAAACATTAAGAGATCTCGGTTTTGATGCTCAAAAGCCAAAGGGTTCTTTCTACTTGTACGTTGAGATTCCAAAGGGAATTAAAAACGGTCGAAGGTTTGAGACAGCTGAAGAGTTTTCAGAATACTTAATCACAGAAAAGTGCATCTCAACAGTTCCGTGGGACGACGCAGGGCATTTTGTGAGGTTCTCTGTCACATTTGAAGCAAAGACACCTGAGGACGAAATAAGAGTTATGGAAGAGCTCAAGAGAAGACTTTCTGATGTGGAATTTGAATTTTAG
- a CDS encoding heavy metal-binding domain-containing protein has translation MIVTTTPSIEGKKIVEYKGIVSSEVIVGVNLVKDFFASITDIFGGRSGTYENELIRAREEALQELQNRAAMLGANAVVGIDIDYEVLGANGSMLMVSVTGTAVVVE, from the coding sequence ATGATTGTTACAACAACTCCCTCTATTGAGGGCAAAAAAATTGTGGAATACAAAGGAATTGTGAGCAGTGAAGTAATTGTTGGCGTTAACCTGGTAAAAGACTTTTTTGCATCAATCACAGACATATTTGGTGGAAGGTCTGGAACATATGAAAATGAGCTTATAAGGGCAAGAGAAGAAGCTCTGCAAGAACTTCAAAATAGGGCTGCAATGCTTGGTGCAAATGCAGTTGTTGGGATTGATATTGATTATGAGGTTTTGGGTGCAAATGGAAGTATGCTCATGGTTTCTGTTACAGGAACTGCTGTTGTAGTTGAATAA
- a CDS encoding type III pantothenate kinase yields MKDKLLVVDIGNTNIVFGVYKGKDLMASYRMKTDKEKAADEFGILMTQMLSYSGINPAEIMDVIISSVVPPIMYSFERAIQKYFGINPMVVGPGIKTGLNIKTENPKEVGSDRIVNAVAVNELYGGPAVIIDFGTATTFCALSRKSEYLGGAIAPGIKISAEALFSNASRLHRIELQKPPSVIGKNTVHAMQSGILYGYVGLVDYMVNRIKEEMDEANAKVIATGGLARLIAEESKTIQIVNPTLTLEGLRIIYYKNKQMSV; encoded by the coding sequence ATGAAAGATAAACTTTTAGTGGTTGATATTGGCAATACTAATATTGTGTTCGGTGTTTACAAAGGGAAAGATTTGATGGCAAGTTACAGGATGAAGACTGACAAAGAGAAGGCTGCAGATGAGTTTGGAATACTTATGACACAGATGCTCTCCTACAGTGGTATAAATCCAGCTGAAATAATGGATGTTATCATCTCATCTGTGGTACCACCAATAATGTATTCGTTCGAAAGGGCAATACAAAAGTATTTTGGTATAAACCCTATGGTGGTGGGTCCAGGCATCAAGACGGGACTGAACATCAAAACTGAAAACCCGAAAGAAGTTGGCTCAGATAGAATTGTCAATGCTGTTGCAGTAAACGAACTTTATGGAGGCCCTGCAGTAATAATTGATTTCGGAACGGCAACAACCTTCTGTGCACTTTCAAGAAAATCAGAATATTTAGGTGGTGCAATCGCACCAGGTATTAAAATCTCAGCAGAGGCACTTTTCTCGAATGCAAGCAGGCTTCACAGAATAGAACTTCAAAAACCGCCAAGTGTAATTGGCAAAAACACAGTACATGCTATGCAGTCAGGTATCCTCTATGGTTATGTTGGTCTTGTTGACTACATGGTAAACAGGATAAAAGAAGAGATGGATGAAGCAAACGCAAAGGTTATTGCAACAGGTGGTCTTGCAAGGCTTATTGCTGAAGAGTCAAAAACAATTCAGATTGTAAATCCTACCTTGACATTAGAAGGCCTCAGGATAATATACTATAAAAACAAACAGATGTCAGTTTAA
- a CDS encoding CotS family spore coat protein, with translation MIALREEITQFFDIEVFYFMPIRDILVLSTDSGLKCFKRVDYSVETLLFIHGGKEHLVSRGFIDIDRFNLSKEGLPYVVLGDEIYVLTDWIDARECELENPIELKAATEKLAMMHEASIGYTNVPEGARVRDDLGKLLTRFEKRCNEFLRMRKMAEKKKSMFDYEYLFTYSYYFDLAKEALEKLKNSNYLKLCEEAKEKRGFIHRDYSYHNILYTHDGDVYIIDFDYLTYDLRIVDLTSFMQKVLKRIHWDIKTGESILNWYSNVSPLNKDELELVYIILLFPYRYWKTCNRYYNGKKSWSEKAFTNKLHEVIAEKEFHYDFVRWLEKQI, from the coding sequence ATGATTGCTCTGAGAGAGGAGATAACTCAATTTTTTGATATAGAGGTTTTTTATTTTATGCCTATCCGTGACATTTTAGTTCTCTCCACCGACAGTGGGCTTAAATGTTTTAAAAGAGTAGACTATTCGGTGGAAACGCTTTTGTTTATTCACGGGGGCAAAGAACACCTTGTTTCAAGAGGATTTATAGACATTGACAGGTTTAACTTAAGCAAGGAAGGCCTGCCTTATGTTGTGTTGGGTGATGAAATCTATGTGCTGACAGATTGGATTGACGCAAGAGAATGTGAACTTGAAAATCCGATAGAACTGAAAGCTGCAACAGAAAAACTTGCTATGATGCACGAAGCCTCAATAGGATATACAAATGTTCCCGAAGGTGCAAGGGTCAGAGATGATTTGGGAAAGCTTCTTACAAGGTTTGAAAAGCGCTGCAACGAATTTTTGCGTATGAGAAAGATGGCAGAGAAAAAAAAGAGCATGTTTGATTACGAGTATCTATTTACATACTCATATTATTTTGACCTTGCAAAGGAAGCGCTTGAAAAACTTAAAAATTCAAATTACTTAAAACTTTGCGAGGAAGCAAAAGAAAAAAGAGGTTTCATTCACAGAGATTACTCTTACCACAACATTCTCTACACTCACGATGGTGATGTGTATATAATAGACTTTGATTATCTTACCTATGACCTTCGAATAGTTGACCTCACAAGCTTTATGCAAAAGGTGTTAAAAAGGATTCACTGGGATATAAAAACAGGTGAGAGTATCTTGAACTGGTATTCAAATGTATCGCCACTGAACAAAGACGAGCTAGAACTTGTCTATATAATCCTGCTTTTTCCCTACAGATATTGGAAAACATGCAACAGATATTATAATGGTAAAAAGAGCTGGTCAGAAAAAGCATTTACAAACAAGCTTCATGAAGTTATTGCAGAAAAAGAATTTCACTATGATTTTGTCAGGTGGCTTGAAAAACAGATATAA
- a CDS encoding CotS family spore coat protein has translation MGTLELKLVEENYSIRIERIKQIKSNAYFVKTKDGKEYFLKVSRVDKEHVDFILKIFSHLKNTSFKSHLIDFQKTIDGGFYFLDEHKKVYLLCKWIDGRSADFRNVFDLRRAVSILHHLHLASLSFAEEMEGSFYPSYQEVFRRKYSQVIQIKNIIHQKDNIGYFDEIFLNVVSRFEDRFVESIHMMKKIEDYFKEENQRVLIHHDPAHHNFIFSEKGIYLIDFDYAMVDYSVHDFVNLGVRVLKTNDWDINVFRIYLKCLDDKNIIKKFWLQTFWILMYFPQEIWQVGLQYYFEKQPWTEEYFLKRLKGAERIQAGKEMIINKIAGGIFKWH, from the coding sequence ATGGGAACACTTGAACTAAAGTTGGTTGAAGAGAATTATTCTATAAGGATAGAAAGAATAAAGCAAATAAAATCCAACGCCTATTTTGTAAAGACAAAAGATGGTAAAGAATATTTTTTGAAGGTCAGTAGAGTTGACAAAGAACATGTTGATTTTATTCTCAAGATTTTTTCACACCTGAAAAATACAAGTTTCAAAAGCCACCTGATTGATTTTCAGAAGACCATTGATGGTGGCTTTTATTTTTTAGATGAGCACAAAAAAGTTTATCTTCTATGTAAGTGGATAGATGGCAGAAGTGCAGATTTTAGAAATGTTTTTGACTTGAGAAGAGCAGTTTCAATCTTGCATCACCTTCATTTAGCCTCACTTTCTTTTGCTGAGGAAATGGAAGGCAGTTTTTATCCATCTTATCAGGAAGTGTTTCGGAGAAAGTATTCACAAGTTATCCAAATAAAGAATATTATACATCAAAAAGATAATATTGGCTATTTTGATGAGATATTCTTGAATGTTGTGAGCAGATTTGAAGACAGGTTTGTGGAAAGCATACATATGATGAAAAAAATAGAAGACTACTTCAAAGAAGAAAACCAGAGAGTATTAATTCATCATGACCCTGCTCATCACAATTTTATATTTTCTGAAAAAGGGATATATCTTATCGACTTCGATTATGCGATGGTAGATTATAGCGTACATGACTTTGTGAACCTCGGTGTGAGGGTTTTAAAAACAAATGATTGGGATATCAATGTATTTCGGATTTATTTAAAATGTCTGGACGATAAAAATATTATAAAGAAGTTCTGGCTTCAGACATTTTGGATTTTGATGTATTTCCCCCAGGAGATTTGGCAGGTAGGACTTCAGTACTATTTCGAAAAACAGCCGTGGACAGAAGAGTACTTTCTCAAAAGACTAAAAGGAGCAGAAAGAATACAAGCAGGAAAGGAGATGATAATAAATAAGATTGCAGGGGGGATTTTTAAATGGCATTGA
- a CDS encoding DUF2156 domain-containing protein produces MKFYKIDITHKSIFDQYFAEFEPEIADLTFTNLFMWDPFYDIHFTEEDGFLLIMAKPYNQPPFLHGPVGNDLDKLPIVIEKARRYFESEGYNFMIKRASKKTVDMLSACKMEFKSIFERDLSDYVYKVEDLVNLKGKKYHAKKNHINKFLRLYSGRYEWKKVDEEIVRLCWDFECEWYEKRNGKEDIGLTFEKMAIERAIRNFDKLSYEGMVIFIDGKIKAFTFGEPLNKNTVVIHIEKADPDVEGLYAFINQKFLAEFWQNFEFVNREEDLGKEGIRKAKMSYHPFKFAEKFTILFD; encoded by the coding sequence ATGAAATTTTACAAAATAGACATTACACACAAAAGCATATTTGACCAATATTTTGCCGAATTTGAGCCTGAGATTGCTGACCTGACATTTACAAACCTTTTTATGTGGGACCCCTTTTATGATATTCATTTTACCGAAGAAGATGGATTTTTGCTCATCATGGCAAAGCCGTACAACCAGCCACCTTTTTTACATGGACCTGTGGGCAATGATTTAGACAAACTTCCCATTGTTATTGAAAAAGCCAGGAGATATTTTGAATCTGAAGGATATAATTTCATGATAAAGAGAGCTTCTAAAAAGACGGTAGATATGCTTTCTGCGTGTAAAATGGAGTTCAAAAGCATTTTTGAGAGAGACCTTTCTGACTATGTTTACAAAGTAGAGGATTTAGTAAATTTAAAAGGTAAAAAATATCATGCAAAGAAGAATCACATTAACAAGTTTTTAAGGCTATATTCAGGAAGGTACGAATGGAAAAAAGTAGATGAAGAAATTGTAAGACTTTGCTGGGACTTTGAATGTGAATGGTATGAAAAGAGAAACGGGAAAGAAGATATAGGGCTTACGTTTGAGAAAATGGCAATTGAAAGAGCAATAAGGAATTTTGATAAGCTCTCATATGAAGGTATGGTAATTTTTATTGATGGGAAAATAAAAGCCTTCACGTTTGGAGAGCCTTTAAATAAAAATACAGTGGTCATACATATAGAAAAGGCAGACCCGGATGTTGAAGGGCTTTATGCTTTTATTAACCAAAAATTTTTAGCAGAGTTTTGGCAGAATTTTGAGTTTGTAAACCGTGAAGAAGATTTAGGTAAGGAGGGGATAAGGAAGGCAAAGATGTCTTACCATCCCTTTAAGTTTGCCGAAAAGTTTACTATTCTTTTTGATTAA
- a CDS encoding sensor histidine kinase, producing the protein MKKNEHIKLLISMLFLLALIMFLLIYSIYFINTEFIKHQKIPQWQRTLVIYSFTLLAILNLYTVKNLFSALSILKTTQVYKDNIKSLDNFINILRAQRHEFNNHLQIIWGLICVGKYNDAVRYIEQISENLKNTSKFYGLGCAELSALIFAKSALAEKYDINFEFHYSVDFSNLKFDSMDLINICGNLIDNAFYYAKSSLSKYVGLNIEDEGNQIKITVTNSGSYIDKCKKDKIFELGYSTKNSSGLGLFIVKSTVEKYKGKIDVFSEYRALDKMEEGYTTFTVTLPKKI; encoded by the coding sequence ATGAAGAAAAATGAGCATATAAAGCTTTTGATATCAATGCTTTTTTTGCTTGCCCTTATTATGTTTTTGCTCATCTATTCGATATACTTTATAAATACAGAATTCATAAAACATCAAAAGATACCTCAATGGCAAAGAACACTTGTTATATATTCTTTTACTCTGCTTGCAATCTTAAATTTGTACACTGTCAAAAACCTTTTTTCAGCCCTAAGCATTCTAAAGACAACACAAGTTTATAAAGACAATATAAAATCGCTGGACAACTTCATAAACATCTTAAGAGCCCAGAGACATGAGTTTAACAATCACCTTCAAATTATATGGGGGCTTATTTGTGTTGGAAAATACAATGACGCTGTACGTTATATTGAGCAAATCAGCGAAAACCTCAAAAATACATCAAAATTTTACGGGCTTGGATGTGCAGAGCTTTCTGCCTTGATATTTGCAAAAAGTGCCTTGGCTGAAAAATATGATATAAATTTTGAATTCCATTACAGCGTAGACTTTAGCAATCTCAAGTTTGATTCAATGGACCTTATAAACATCTGCGGGAACTTAATTGACAACGCATTTTACTATGCAAAATCTTCATTGTCAAAATACGTCGGACTTAATATAGAAGACGAAGGTAATCAAATTAAAATTACAGTAACAAATTCAGGGTCATACATAGACAAATGTAAAAAGGATAAAATATTTGAACTCGGATACTCCACAAAAAATTCAAGCGGTCTGGGTCTTTTTATTGTAAAATCAACAGTGGAGAAATATAAAGGCAAAATTGATGTTTTTTCAGAGTACAGAGCTCTTGACAAAATGGAAGAAGGATACACAACCTTTACAGTCACACTGCCAAAAAAAATATAA